The Procambarus clarkii isolate CNS0578487 chromosome 37, FALCON_Pclarkii_2.0, whole genome shotgun sequence genome window below encodes:
- the LOC138371810 gene encoding spermidine/spermine N(1)-acetyltransferase-like protein 1, whose amino-acid sequence MFNNLWNSYQEINDLLGLDVSARGPPELREPLADQRSREVPCLDIPVRPSFSAQDVSQPGFSAQDVSQPGFSAQDVSQPGFSAQDVSQPGFSAQDVSQPGFSAQDVFQPGFSAQDPGFSAQDVFQPGFSAQDVSQPGFSAQDVFQPGFSAQDVFQPGFSAQDVSQPGFSAQDVFQPGFSAQDVSQPDFSAQDVSQPDFSAQDVSQPDFSAQDVSQPDFSAQDVSQPGFSAQDVSQPGFSAQDVSQPGFSAQDVSQPGFSAQDVSQPGFSAQDVSQPGFSAQDVSQPDFSAQDVSQPDFSA is encoded by the exons ATGTTTAACAACCTGTGGAACAGTTACCAGGAGATTAATGACCTCCTCGGCCTGGACGTATCAGCGAGAGGACCACCGGAGctc CGGGAGCCTTTGGCTGACCAGCGATCACGTGAAGTTCCTTGTCTCGATATTCCTGTGCGGCCAAGCTTCAGTGCCCAGGACGTGTCCCAGCCAGGCTTCAGTGCCCAGGACGTGTCCCAGCCAGGCTTCAGTGCCCAGGACGTGTCCCAGCCAGGCTTCAGTGCCCAGGACGTGTCCCAGCCAGGCTTCAGTGCCCAGGACGTGTCCCAGCCAGGCTTCAGTGCCCAGGACGTGTTCCAGCCAGGCTTCAGTGCCCAGGAC CCAGGCTTCAGTGCCCAGGACGTGTTCCAGCCAGGCTTCAGTGCCCAGGACGTGTCCCAGCCAGGCTTCAGTGCCCAGGACGTGTTCCAGCCAGGCTTCAGTGCCCAGGACGTGTTCCAGCCAGGCTTCAGTGCCCAGGACGTATCCCAGCCAGGCTTCAGTGCCCAGGACGTGTTCCAGCCAGGCTTCAGTGCCCAGGACGTGTCCCAGCCAGACTTCAGTGCCCAGGACGTGTCCCAGCCAGACTTCAGTGCCCAGGACGTGTCCCAGCCAGACTTCAGTGCCCAGGACGTGTCCCAGCCAGACTTCAGTGCCCAGGACGTGTCCCAGCCAGGCTTCAGTGCCCAGGACGTGTCCCAGCCAGGCTTCAGTGCCCAGGACGTGTCCCAGCCAGGCTTCAGTGCCCAGGACGTGTCCCAGCCAGGCTTCAGTGCCCAGGACGTGTCCCAGCCAGGCTTCAGTGCCCAGGACGTGTCCCAGCCAGGCTTCAGTGCCCAGGACGTGTCCCAGCCAGACTTCAGTGCCCAGGACGTGTCCCAGCCAGACTTCAGTGCCTAG